From a single Sphingobium lignivorans genomic region:
- a CDS encoding class I SAM-dependent methyltransferase, whose product MQLQTLIGEPWPDYGLVDSGAGRKLERYGRYRFIRPEPQAMWQPATADWAADASFIPASDEDGGGRWHFERPVPREGWPLVWNEVRFQASCTPFRHLGFFPDMAPVWQWGRAQLAGLAEPQFLNLFGYTGVGTLSFSAAGAQCVHVDASKKSVAQARANAGLSGMEANPVRWIVEDAARFVAREVRRGRRYDGILLDPPKYGRGPDGEIWRLEEDLPGLIADCRRLLDGESRFLFLTVYAVRMSALAIGELLRAHLADLPGRIECGELAVREEARGLLLPTAIWARWSRD is encoded by the coding sequence ATGCAACTCCAGACCCTCATAGGCGAGCCCTGGCCCGATTACGGCCTTGTGGATTCAGGCGCGGGCCGCAAGCTGGAGCGCTACGGGCGCTATCGCTTCATCCGCCCCGAGCCGCAGGCGATGTGGCAGCCCGCCACCGCGGACTGGGCGGCGGACGCGAGCTTCATTCCCGCATCGGATGAGGATGGCGGTGGTCGCTGGCATTTTGAGCGGCCCGTCCCGCGCGAGGGCTGGCCGCTCGTCTGGAACGAGGTGCGCTTTCAGGCGAGCTGCACGCCCTTCCGCCATCTCGGCTTCTTTCCGGACATGGCACCGGTGTGGCAATGGGGACGGGCGCAACTCGCCGGACTCGCAGAGCCGCAGTTCCTCAATCTGTTCGGCTATACCGGCGTCGGCACGCTGTCATTCTCGGCAGCCGGTGCGCAGTGCGTGCATGTCGATGCCTCCAAGAAATCCGTAGCGCAGGCGCGCGCCAATGCCGGCCTGTCCGGCATGGAGGCCAATCCGGTCCGCTGGATCGTGGAGGATGCGGCCCGCTTCGTTGCGCGCGAAGTGCGGCGGGGTCGGCGCTATGACGGCATCCTGCTCGATCCGCCCAAATATGGCCGCGGGCCGGATGGCGAGATCTGGCGGCTCGAAGAGGATCTGCCCGGTCTCATCGCGGATTGCCGGCGACTGCTCGATGGCGAAAGCCGTTTCCTTTTCCTCACTGTCTATGCCGTGCGCATGTCCGCGCTGGCGATCGGCGAGCTGCTGCGCGCGCATCTGGCGGATCTCCCCGGTCGCATCGAATGCGGCGAACTGGCAGTGCGCGAGGAAGCACGCGGGCTGCTGCTGCCCACGGCCATCTGGGCGCGCTGGTCGCGGGATTGA
- a CDS encoding SURF1 family protein: protein MIRPVPLVPTIIVALAIALMIALGLWQLDRAHEKEAAIAIWQRNMALPATAYPVANPVDESLLFRRLSAHCLRVVDWRVIGGRSRDGRPGWRHVAYCATGAEGPGLVVDVGVSLAPDARVAWTGGPVQGLATHEPDSTPWLDRLARRSAPLRLMIVAETPAPGLVASAPPDPASVPNNHRSYMVQWWLFALVAAVIYGLALRKRWRGRSQGAVSSPPPPGS, encoded by the coding sequence ATGATCCGGCCCGTTCCGCTGGTCCCGACGATCATCGTGGCGCTGGCCATCGCGCTGATGATCGCGCTGGGCCTGTGGCAGCTCGATCGCGCCCACGAGAAGGAAGCCGCCATAGCCATCTGGCAGCGGAACATGGCGCTGCCCGCCACGGCCTATCCGGTTGCCAATCCCGTGGACGAAAGCCTCCTGTTCCGGCGCCTCTCCGCCCATTGCCTGCGCGTGGTGGACTGGCGCGTGATTGGCGGACGCTCGCGGGATGGCCGGCCGGGCTGGAGACATGTGGCCTATTGCGCCACGGGAGCGGAAGGCCCTGGACTGGTGGTTGATGTCGGCGTGAGCCTCGCGCCCGATGCCCGCGTCGCCTGGACCGGCGGTCCCGTGCAGGGCCTCGCGACCCACGAGCCGGACAGCACGCCCTGGCTCGACCGGCTGGCGCGCCGCTCCGCGCCGCTGCGCCTCATGATCGTGGCCGAAACGCCTGCGCCGGGACTCGTCGCGTCCGCGCCGCCCGATCCGGCCTCGGTTCCGAATAATCATCGCTCCTACATGGTGCAGTGGTGGCTGTTCGCGCTCGTGGCGGCCGTCATTTATGGGCTCGCGCTGCGCAAGCGCTGGCGCGGGCGCTCGCAGGGCGCGGTTTCATCCCCGCCGCCGCCGGGGTCCTGA
- the thrC gene encoding threonine synthase — protein sequence MQYVSTRGRADALDFEGATLAGLASDGGLYLPERWPTFTAEDLSAMRGLSYVETAVRVILPFVGDSLSEDELRDLCTQAYGRFAHAAVTPLVQLDHGHWLLELFHGPTLAFKDVALQLLGLLFEKFLSRRETHLTIIGATSGDTGSAAIDAVAGRAGIDIFMLHPAGRVSDVQRRQMTTVLAPNVHNIAIEGSFDDAQALVKRAFNDPDFSSRYDLSAVNSINWARLVAQVVYYIYAGVRLGAPDRSVAFAVPTGNFGDVFAGYVASRMGLPIERLVVATNVNDILHRALSEGDYSQGTVVPTATPSMDIQVSSNFERLLFDLNGRDGAALAEQMKGFEQTRAMRLTNAQRDGAAALFSSARIDADGMSRAMRWAYDAAGQIIDPHSAIGLAAAHTAAVDPSVPMVTLATAHPAKFRDAVERATGVRPGLPSRTGDLFGREERYVTLPATFEAVTYYIAGHAVKRGS from the coding sequence ATGCAGTATGTGAGCACCAGGGGGCGCGCGGACGCGCTGGATTTCGAAGGCGCGACCCTGGCGGGGCTCGCGAGCGACGGCGGGCTCTATCTGCCCGAGCGCTGGCCGACCTTCACGGCGGAGGACCTCTCCGCCATGCGCGGGCTCTCTTATGTGGAAACGGCGGTGCGAGTCATCCTGCCTTTCGTGGGGGATAGCCTCAGCGAGGATGAACTGCGCGATCTGTGCACCCAGGCTTATGGCCGCTTCGCGCATGCCGCCGTCACGCCGCTCGTCCAGCTCGACCATGGTCACTGGCTGCTGGAGCTGTTTCACGGCCCGACGCTGGCGTTCAAGGATGTCGCGCTTCAGCTGCTGGGGCTGCTGTTCGAGAAGTTCCTGAGCCGCCGCGAGACTCATCTCACGATCATCGGCGCCACCTCCGGCGACACCGGCTCGGCAGCGATCGATGCTGTCGCGGGGCGCGCCGGGATCGACATCTTCATGCTGCACCCGGCCGGTCGCGTGTCGGACGTGCAGCGGCGGCAGATGACGACGGTGCTGGCGCCCAACGTCCATAACATCGCCATCGAGGGCAGTTTCGATGATGCGCAGGCGCTGGTGAAGCGCGCGTTCAACGATCCCGATTTCTCGTCCCGCTATGATCTGTCGGCGGTCAACAGCATCAACTGGGCGCGGCTGGTCGCGCAGGTGGTCTATTATATCTATGCCGGCGTCCGCCTCGGCGCGCCGGATCGCTCGGTGGCCTTCGCCGTGCCGACGGGCAATTTCGGCGACGTGTTCGCGGGCTATGTCGCCTCGCGCATGGGCCTGCCGATCGAGCGGCTGGTCGTCGCCACCAACGTCAACGACATCCTTCACCGCGCGCTGTCCGAAGGCGATTACAGCCAGGGCACGGTCGTCCCCACCGCGACGCCGAGCATGGATATCCAGGTCTCGTCCAATTTCGAACGGCTGCTGTTCGACCTGAACGGCCGGGACGGCGCGGCGCTGGCCGAGCAGATGAAGGGCTTCGAGCAGACAAGGGCCATGCGCCTCACCAATGCGCAGCGCGACGGGGCGGCTGCCCTGTTCTCCTCCGCGCGGATCGATGCGGACGGCATGTCCCGGGCCATGCGCTGGGCCTATGACGCGGCCGGGCAGATCATCGATCCGCATAGCGCGATCGGCCTTGCTGCCGCCCACACTGCGGCAGTGGACCCATCCGTGCCCATGGTGACGCTGGCAACGGCGCACCCCGCCAAGTTCCGCGATGCCGTCGAGCGCGCGACAGGTGTTCGGCCGGGGCTGCCGTCCCGCACGGGCGACCTGTTCGGACGCGAGGAGCGCTACGTGACGCTGCCGGCGACCTTCGAGGCCGTGACCTACTATATCGCCGGGCACGCCGTGAAGCGGGGCAGCTGA